In the Mya arenaria isolate MELC-2E11 chromosome 11, ASM2691426v1 genome, one interval contains:
- the LOC128207827 gene encoding 2-oxoisovalerate dehydrogenase subunit alpha, mitochondrial-like, giving the protein MMRRHLLLLSKNLQTVANGRVQHCRRLHQSLVQKTAQTGDNHEEKPEYPGSKQLKFVHQLELLDPDKEPGIPVYRVMDRKGKIVQHEGGNEDPNLDKDTVTKMYHDMTALNTMDKILYESQRQGRISFYMTNFGEEGTHIGSAAALKPQDWVYGQYREAGVLMWRGFTLDQFMDQCYGNSGDMGLGRQMPVHYGSKDLNFVTISSTLATQMPQAAGSAYAIKRSGKDACVICYFGEGAASEGDAHAAFNFAATLECPIIFFCRNNHFAISTPSSEQYKGDGIASRGSGYGMRTIRVDGNDVFATYNAVRAARDVCVKEQKPVLIEAMTYRVGHHSTSDDSSAYRSVDEVSYWDKQDTPIARLRQYMVNKGWWDDDAELAWKNESRIRVMKAFERAEAKKKPNPMLLFTDVYKDMEPHILKQQQQMKEHVMKYKDKYPLDKYEKMTD; this is encoded by the exons ATGATGAGAAGACATTTACTTTTGCTGTCGAAAAACTTGCAAACTGTAGCTAACGGAAGAGTGCAACACTGCAGGAGACTGCATCAATCATTa GTGCAGAAGACTGCACAGACCGGTGACAACCATGAAGAAAAGCCTGAGTACCCAGGCTCTAAGCAGCTCAAGTTTGTTCACCAGCTTGAGTTGCTCGACCCTGACAAAGAACCAGGAATTCCTGTGTACCGGGTCATGGACAGGAAAGGCAAGATCGTGCAGCATGAGGGTGGGAATGAAGATCCAAAT TTGGACAAGGACACTGTAACAAAGATGTACCATGATATGACTGCCCTCAACACCATGGACAAGATCTTATACGAGTCCCAGCGGCAGGGTCGTATCTCTTTCTACATGACCAACTTCGGAGAGGAGGGCACCCACATTGGCTCCGCAGCTGCCCTTAAGCCTCAGGACTGGGTGTATGGACAGTACAGGGAGGCAG GTGTGCTTATGTGGAGAGGGTTCACTTTGGACCAGTTCATGGACCAGTGTTACGGCAACTCAGGGGATATGGGACTGGGACGACAGATGCCTGTTCATTATGGCTCTAAGGACCTCAACTTTGTCACAATCTCATCAACCCTTGCCACACAAATGCCCCAAg CTGCTGGCTCAGCATATGCCATCAAGCGTTCGGGCAAGGATGCCTGTGTGATATGTTACTTCGGTGAGGGAGCAGCATCTGAGGGTGACGCCCATGCAGCATTCAACTTTGCCGCAACTCTAGAGTGTCCTATCATATTCTTCTG ccGGAATAATCACTTTGCAATATCAACGCCATCCTCAGAACAGTATAAAGGCGATGGCATTG CTTCCCGGGGCTCAGGTTATGGAATGAGGACTATAAGAGTCGATGGTAATGATGTGTTTGCCACATACAACGCTGTGCGGGCGGCTCGAGATGTCTGTGTGAAGGAACAGAAGCCTGTCCTTATAGAAGCTATGACTTACAG AGTTGGACACCATAGTACCTCAGATGACAGTTCAGCGTACCGGTCCGTAGATGAGGTTTCATACTGGGACAAACAGGACACGCCCATTGCTCGTCTGCGTCAGTACATGGTCAACAAGGGGTGGTGGGACGATGATGCCGAACTGGCATGGAAAAATGAATCCAGAATAAGG GTGATGAAGGCTTTTGAACGAGCAGAAGCCAAGAAAAAGCCAAACCCAATGCTGTTGTTTACGGACGTTTACAAGGACATGGAGCCCCACATTCTCAAACAACAACAGCAGATGAAAGAACATGTGATGAAATATAAGGACAAGTACCCACTGGACAAGTACGAGAAGATGACCGATTGA
- the LOC128208253 gene encoding uncharacterized protein LOC128208253 → MSSAWYSAEFVGKSPTAEKCGGKLDQPVLDSLNGDGAVETHLPADGFQASDRLPGGRNTGCSGRPASGSDGRPESGSSGRPASACSDLSCENHPEMILDTFCGFHDEVLCQRCVTLHHRFCTGLTALSEMKDLAKSKDVKRSVKDLTDARERLIKIKQAKQEEIKRIDHETAQAIKDLEDFRELINWVLDRMERKGKEYLQKRHKEFSEDVKADLATCNDTLFSIEKQLKKASKEESEKGNLAKRFVKLKKDAAILQKASSIISSMKNTEKSRPLIKFTVDPKVEQFARSLSWYGKDKTYLACEPAVSFPHLYTVKADNQFDIRCKGERNVCVISDGCQMPDGTLLLVDEANVCMKQLDVLYKLVDCLKLPAKPLCIAHVNDGTAAVALDTGADSVLQLIKIGSKKSTLDLSFTVYGKCTGLASDGEFLFVATINAITQYSLTGDHVKDIHKDTNLTFGKVVLGIDRETFWTISHRRTVVALDMSGEVLGSIDAGETSDTLSIAMDNLGHIFTAGHTTNSVTQFKHDFEKLGAVLNHKNGVKSPLTLVFDRIQRRFVVTMKGKNVVKVFDLK, encoded by the exons ATGTCATCCGCATGGTACAGTGCTGAATTTGTGGGCAAATCACCAACAGCTGAGAAATGTGGAGGAAAACTAGATCAACCCGTTCTTGATTCATTAAATGGAGATGGCGCTGTCGAGACCCACTTGCCTGCTGACGGATTTCAAGCCAGTGATCGGCTGCCTGGTGGAAGAAATACCGGTTGCAGTGGCCGACCGGCAAGTGGCAGCGATGGCCGACCGGAAAGTGGTAGCAGTGGCCGGCCTGCGAGTGCATGCAGCGACCTGTCTTGTGAGAATCATCCGGAAATGATATTGGATACGTTCTGTGGTTTCCATGACGAGGTGCTGTGTCAGAGATGTGTAACTCTTCATCACAG attctGTACGGGCCTCACAGCGTTATCAGAAATGAAAGACCTGGCGAAATCTAAAGATGTCAAACGTTCTGTGAAAGATCTTACGGACGCTAGGGAAAgactaataaaaataaagcaaGCAAAGCAGGAAGAAATAAAGAGAATTGACCATGAAACTGCTCAAGCCATCAAGGATTTGGAAGATTTTCGGGAATTGATTAATTGGGTTCTTGACCGCATGGAGAGAAAAGGGAAGGAATATCTCCAAAAACGTCACAAGGAATTCTCTGAGGACGTAAAGGCAGATTTAGCAACATGTAATGACACtttgttttcgattgaaaaaCAGCTAAAGAAAGCTTCAAAAGAAGAAAGCGAAAAGGGTAATTTAGCAAAACGATTTGTAAAATTGAAGAAAGATGCAGCTATTCTCCAAAAAGCATCCAGTATTATTTCATCAATGAAAAATACTGAGAAATCTCGACCCCTGATTAAATTTACAGTGGACCCGAAAGTTGAACAATTCGCTAGAAGCCTGTCATGGTATGGCAAGGATAAGACGTATCTTGCATGCGAGCCGGCTGTGAGTTTTCCCCATCTTTACACAGTAAAGGCTGATAACCAGTTTGACATACGTTGTAAGGGTGAACGTAACGTATGCGTCATTTCCGACGGCTGTCAGATGCCGGACGGCACTTTACTGCTTGTGGACGAAGCTAACGTTTGTATGAAACAGCTAGACGTCTTGTACAAATTGGTTGACTGCTTGAAACTTCCTGCAAAGCCTCTTTGCATAGCTCACGTCAACGACGGCACAGCTGCCGTGGCGCTGGACACCGGCGCTGACTCTGTGTTACAATTAATCAAGATTGGTTCAAAGAAATCAACACTAGATCTGAGTTTTACAGTGTACGGAAAATGCACTGGCTTGGCTAGTGATGGGGAGTTTTTATTTGTAGCAACTATAAATGCAATTACCCAATACTCGCTGACAGGCGATCACGTGAAAGATATCCATAAAGACACAAATTTAACATTCGGAAAGGTCGTTCTAGGCATTGACAGAGAGACTTTTTGGACAATCAGTCATAGACGAACAGTTGTGGCTTTGGATATGTCCGGTGAAGTATTAGGGTCAATTGACGCTGGCGAAACCTCCGACACATTATCGATCGCCATGGACAACCTTGGGCACATTTTTACTGCCGGCCATACAACTAACAGCGTTACACAGTTCAAACACGATTTTGAAAAACTTGGGGCAGTGCTCAATCATAAAAACGGAGTGAAATCTCCGCTCACCCTCGTGTTTGACCGTATTCAAAGACGATTTGTCGTTACTATGAAAGGCAAAAATGTTGTGAAAGTGTtcgatttgaaataa
- the LOC128208254 gene encoding adipocyte plasma membrane-associated protein-like, translating to MSGEGLRRRQQGARGRVVEREESETEKVHTSIGWFKAGLISTGLTFLVLPVVLWFIPSPIDPVSYTLPTPPQWTGPLKPNTHLQKATKLFLGEVKGAESMVSDGEYMYTGTADGRIMEIYKGQIRELTRLGVPPCGRFEDEPTCGRPLGMRIDADGYLIVADAYLGLFKVNVATGDKTVLWPSTAPINGRQPKFFNDLDIDSDGTIYLSESSTKWDRRHNRYCILEAETSGRLIAYNPDTNTTEELVTGIPFANGVQITRDKKAILLVSTTQAAVHKYHLEGSKKGQLETFNNNLPGLPDNIRRSSLGGYWVGMATVRKPGKSMVDFSSRRPWLRRFITKILSQETIIKYMSANYGLVVHLNEEGEITRTLHDPSGNKIPAVSEVEDRGGQLYFGSYYLPYISKLYLSDVKDVPS from the exons ATGTCTGGCGAGGGTCTGAGGCGTAGACAGCAGGGAGCCAGGGGCAGGGTTGTGGAGCGAGAGGAATCTGAGACAGAGAAGGTCCACACATCCATTGG GTGGTTCAAAGCTGGTTTAATCAGCACAGGATTGACGTTTTTGGTGTTGCCTGTAGTTCTCTGGTTTATCCCATCCCCTATTGACCCAGTGTCTTACAC ACTCCCAACTCCCCCACAATGGACCGGTCCACTGAAGCCCAACACCCACCTGCAGAAAGCCACCAAGCTCTTTCTTGGAGAAGTCAAAGGGGCGGAGTCCATGGTCTCCGATGGGG AGTACATGTACACTGGCACAGCGGATGGTCGAATCATGGAGATTTACAAAGGACAAATCAGAGAACTGACGAGGCTAGGAGTGCCTCCTTGTG GCCGGTTTGAGGACGAGCCGACATGTGGTCGCCCCCTGGGTATGAGAATAGACGCTGACGGCTACCTGATAGTGGCTGATGCATACCTTGGGCTCTTCAAAGTCAACGTTGCCACAG GAGACAAGACAGTGTTATGGCCCTCTACTGCCCCCATAAATGGCCGTCAGCCAAAATTTTtcaatgaccttgacattgattcCGATGGAACCATTTATTTGTCAGAGTCCAGTACCAAATGGGACCGCCGGCATAATAGATATTGCATTCTGGAAGCAGAAACATCAGGCAG GCTGATTGCGTACAACCCGGACACAAACACAACCGAGGAGCTGGTGACCGGCATACCATTCGCAAATGGCGTACAGATTACCAGAGACAAGAAAGCGATCTTGCTCGTTTCTACCACACAGGCTGCTGTGCACAA ATACCACCTGGAGGGTTCAAAGAAAGGGCAACTAGAAACATTCAACAACAACCTTCCTGGTTTGCCTGACAACATACGCCGCAGCAGTCTTGGTGGCTACTGGGTCGGCATGGCAACGGTTAGGAAACCAGGCAAATCCATGGTGGATTTCTCATCTCGGAGACCATGGCTGAGGAGATTTATTACTAAG ATCCTGTCCCAGGAAACAATAATCAAGTACATGTCAGCAAACTATGGCCTCGTGGTTCATCTTAACGAGGAAGGGGAGATCACTCGGACCCTACACGACCCCTCGGGGAACAAGATCCCCGCCGTAAGTGAGGTAGAAGACAGGGGCGGGCAACTCTACTTTGGCTCGTATTACCTCCCCTACATCAGCAAACTTTACCTAAGTGATGTGAAGGATGTGCCTTCTTGA